GAGGCGGCGAGGTCGGCCGGGCAGATCGCAGGCACCATCGGCGCCGTGGCCGACGCCGCGGGGACCACCACGCAGGCGATGGCCGACGCCCGGACGGCGATGGACGAGGTGGCGCGCACGGCCGCGGTGCTGAGCTCGTCGGTGGGCCGCTTCCGCTACTGACGGCGAGTCGGCTCAGAGGTCCAGGGCGTACACCGGCTCGTCCTCGTCGGCCATCTCGCCGGTGGGGACGAAGCCCAGCGCGAGGTAGAAGGGCGCCGGGCTCCCGCTCCCGTTCCTGGCGCTCACCTTCAGCACCGTCGCGCCCTGCGCGCGGACGTGCCCGGCGACCAGGGCCACCACTCGGCGGCTGATCCCCCGACCCTGGGCGGCGGCGTCGACCATCAGGCGCCACAGCATGTACCCCGGCTCCTCGGCGGAGTCCCACAGCATCACGAAGCCGACCAGGCGCCCGCCCGAGCGCACCGCCCGGCACCAGGCCTGCGGGTGCACGTACGCCTCGGCGATCGAGACGGCGTTCGGTGCGACGAAGCGCTCCTGGCCGGGCGCGAGACGGAGCTCGCACACCGCGCGGACGTTCCCGGGGGTGAGCGGTTCCAGCTCGACGGCGGCCACGGTCACCGCCCGGGACGGCCGGCGCGTACGGCGGGACCACAGCAGGTGCACACACCGTCGCCGGCGGACGCCGGGGACCACGGTGTGTGCACCAGCTGCGGATCGTCCGCCGTCATGTCGCCGACCTCAGCAGAAGCCCGGCGTGCCGAGCCAGGCGACCTCGGCCGGCGGGACGTCGTCGCGCAGCACCGCGCCCTCGATGAGCCCGTACGGCCGGTCGTCGGCGTGGTAGACGACGTCGGGGTTGTCGAGCCCGAACGCCGAGAGGTCCTGCAGGAAGTGGTGCCTGTTCGGCATCGACATCCGCACCTCGGCGACGTCGGGCACGCCCTCGAGCACGGCCTCGCCCATCGCGTACAGCGTCTGCTGCAGGGCGAGCGAGTGCGTGGCCGCGAAGGTCTGCAGCAGCGTCGTCCGCACGCGGTCGAAGCAGGCGTGCCAGTCCAGGTCGGTGCCGGTGTAGCGCCAGCGGGCGGTCACCGCGGTGGCCAGGATGCGGTCGCGCGTCTCGGTCAGCGTCGTGTACCGGTCGCGGGGGAAGCCCCG
This region of Geodermatophilus bullaregiensis genomic DNA includes:
- a CDS encoding GNAT family N-acetyltransferase, with the translated sequence MAAVELEPLTPGNVRAVCELRLAPGQERFVAPNAVSIAEAYVHPQAWCRAVRSGGRLVGFVMLWDSAEEPGYMLWRLMVDAAAQGRGISRRVVALVAGHVRAQGATVLKVSARNGSGSPAPFYLALGFVPTGEMADEDEPVYALDL